GAGTAAGGATACGCTTACAACACAGGAAGAGATAATGGTTTTTTCTGAAAAAAATCAAGCAGTACTGACTATAATGGAGGGTGGCGAACATTTTTTTTCATCAAACAAACAGTTGTCGTTTTTTGAGGCATGGTTGAATGAAAATTTGTGAGATTTATTTTTCATGTTAAAAAACAGGAAATACCTGTTGAAGATTTTCTCCAACAGGTATTTGTCATAGCGTTGAGCGGAATTTGTAATTACTTGCATGAGGGCTTCGCCGTTCCGCTCTAAAATAGCTTTTGGACAGCCCGTCCCATTGTCTGATTATAATTTTTGGATCAATGCAGCAATGCCTAAGGCGCATTCTGCAACGCGTTCATCATTGACAATGCTGAGATTGTCTTTCGGAGTATGGGTTATCTCCTGACATTCCATATTCTCGATGAACCATTGGGAACTCACCGCAACAGCAGGACGATTGTTTTGCAGGAACAGGCTGTGGTCGCCCTGATACCATGGAAGTCCTTCTTTTATTCCCGGAGTATCCCAGATCACTTCATGCAGGGTATCGAGGATATTTTCCGGGAGATCGAAAGGGGAGAAACAGGAACCCCCTTCCTTATAACCAGCTCCGTCTATGTTGATATTCAATAGTATATCGTTAAAGTGACCTGCGTTCTGTTCGATGTACTTAATTTGTCCGGGTGCGGCATAATAGTCTTCTCCGTTGAAAATAACCAGTTCGACAGGGTATTTACCGGGATCATTTTTTAGCAGTTCGGCCAATGACAACACTACTGCCACTCCCGTTCCATTGTCGATTGCGCCCGGAGTGTCGATTTTAGTATCTATGTGGGCGGTGATAACGATCCGGTCTTTGGTTTGGTCATTTTTTCTACCGATCACATTGAACGCTGTTTCGGGAATGCGTTCCGCCCTGGAGATCAGTTCTACGGTTTGACCAGTACAGAAGAGTAATTTCTCACCTTCGGTATCTTTCATGTAAACCGAGGGAATATCGAAGTCACCATCTTCAAATAATGGGAACGGGTAAACACCTCCTGCTGTTGCTGCGTTTCGTTCTGTGGCACAGATCAATGCCAGTGGTTTACCCTTCTCCAATACAGAAATGAGGTGTTGGTGCTCTTCAGGATTCCAGAAGGGAAAGTTCTTGGGGGCAATTTGCTGGGAAGCAATTTCTCCGTATAGCAATACGATTTTATCCCTGATCCCGGCCTTTTCCAGTTTGTCCATGGTATTTACGGCTACCATTTCACCTTTTACAGAACAGCCTAACGAATAATGGGAGGAAAAGACTTCGAATGATTGTCCGGCACAAGTCAGCGTTGCGCCTTCTGTCTTCCAGTCTATTACCGATAGTTCAGTCGCTTCGGTCTGCCAACCGGATACTTCCAATACCTTTTTAGCGTAAGAGGTAGCTTTGCGGTTTTTTTCGCTTCCTACGCGACGTTCTCCGATATCGGAACACAACACTTGCAGGTGTGATTGGATTTTTTCTGTTAATGCCTTTTTGTCCATAACTTGATTTTTAAATGATGATGGGGCAAAAGTACTCTTCGCGAAAGAGCTGGAATTGTAAAAAAAAGACAAAAACAGATGTTTCTTAACTGAAATAATCAGAATGAGGTGGGCATACGGCAAGGAATTCGGTTGGTGTATAACCGGACAAAGCCTTGAATTCTTTAATCAGGTGTGATTGATCATAATAACCGCATTCGTAAGCCAGGGAAGTTAGACTGGTCTGTGGTTGTGTTTCAAGAATATGTAATGCCCTCTGGAAACGGATAGTTCGGGAAAATTCTTTGGGGTTGGCACCGACATACTCGGAAAAAACGCGCTTGAATTGTTTCGTGCTCAGGCAGGCGGAATCGGCAAGGGAAGTGACATCCGTTTGTCCGGAATTAATCAGGCGGATGGTGGTTTCTATCCGTTTCAGGTTATGTTCCGCAATACTGCAAAATCTTTTCAGAAGAAACTGATTGATCAGCAGGATACACATCTGGTCATCTTCCGTATTGGCAATGTTTTTTTCCAGATCCGACAGTTCCTTATCTCCCAGGTCATTTGCCGTTACCCTCAGGTCGTTGATCTTGTTCATCGGCAGGTTAAAAAACGCCCGTACCCCAACAGGGCGGAACACAACGGATATCATATTGATTTGCCCGGTATACTCCAGATCGGCGAATGTTTTCTCATGTCCGCTGAGAAAAGCCTGTGGGTGTAGTTCGTTTTTATGAACCGATAACAGACGGTTACCCCGGTGAAATATCAGGTTGATCATCCCCGTAGGTACTGTTCGCGCCAGGGTAGCGGAATCGCTGACTGATTTTAACAGCCAGTAGCACTTTATGTAGGGTGCCAATAAAGGAGTGGGGTGTATGAATCTGAATTCTTCCATTCGCTGCACACAATTATTCCGGCAAATATAGACGCTCGCCGGAACAATGAATTGTAAAAATAAGACATTTTATGGATATCTTTTACAAAATCAGTATTGGTTTAACAGGATGGCCGGATTTTATGATGTTGCCATACACTGGTATTCTAAATCGTTGATATTAAGTAATACCAATAAATTAATGTTATATTTAATAACTGTATTTAATTCGATCAATGCAATTCAAGAGAATAATAAATAGCACTGAGTGCTTATTTCATTTCAGTATTAAATCGTTGATATCACTCATGTGCAAATTCAGATGGGAAGAGTAGCCTTTGATCATTTCTTCCAGGGTTACTTTTCTACCTTCAAAGTCGGTCCAGTAATTGTTGAGCTTTGATTGGTCAACGGTTTCTATCAGGTGGATGATATGCAGGTTAAAATACTTCCATAATTGAACCAGGTTTTCCCAATCGGCATGCTGGTAATCCTGAATAGCTATCCAACGGTCATTATCCTGCGTATAATCGGGAAAAATCAAATGATCATTGTATTGCAGGCGGATGATCCTTTGATGGTTGTTTGACGCGGAGTCGATCAAATGCCCGAGTAATTGCTTGATTGTCCGGTTTTGATGATTCCTTTTTTCCGTAATTCCTTTTTCAGGTAAAAGAAGCAACTTTTGTTCCCATTCATTGATTACTTTCCTGATCTCGTCTGTATAAATACTAAAATCTACGTTCATGGTTTTTATTATAATGTGTCTGATTCTTTATTCATTACGGCACTCCATGTGTTGACGAGTGAGTCGTTATCATAGAGCGCTCCCTGTGTGTAACAGGTATCTGCTTCCCTGCGGATGATTTCAAAACCGTTGAGTGAAGTTTCTTCTATTTTAAATTTAGAAAATACGGTATTCCTGTCA
This genomic window from Bacteroidales bacterium contains:
- a CDS encoding M28 family peptidase, with the translated sequence MDKKALTEKIQSHLQVLCSDIGERRVGSEKNRKATSYAKKVLEVSGWQTEATELSVIDWKTEGATLTCAGQSFEVFSSHYSLGCSVKGEMVAVNTMDKLEKAGIRDKIVLLYGEIASQQIAPKNFPFWNPEEHQHLISVLEKGKPLALICATERNAATAGGVYPFPLFEDGDFDIPSVYMKDTEGEKLLFCTGQTVELISRAERIPETAFNVIGRKNDQTKDRIVITAHIDTKIDTPGAIDNGTGVAVVLSLAELLKNDPGKYPVELVIFNGEDYYAAPGQIKYIEQNAGHFNDILLNINIDGAGYKEGGSCFSPFDLPENILDTLHEVIWDTPGIKEGLPWYQGDHSLFLQNNRPAVAVSSQWFIENMECQEITHTPKDNLSIVNDERVAECALGIAALIQKL
- a CDS encoding helix-turn-helix domain-containing protein translates to MEEFRFIHPTPLLAPYIKCYWLLKSVSDSATLARTVPTGMINLIFHRGNRLLSVHKNELHPQAFLSGHEKTFADLEYTGQINMISVVFRPVGVRAFFNLPMNKINDLRVTANDLGDKELSDLEKNIANTEDDQMCILLINQFLLKRFCSIAEHNLKRIETTIRLINSGQTDVTSLADSACLSTKQFKRVFSEYVGANPKEFSRTIRFQRALHILETQPQTSLTSLAYECGYYDQSHLIKEFKALSGYTPTEFLAVCPPHSDYFS
- a CDS encoding DinB family protein; amino-acid sequence: MNVDFSIYTDEIRKVINEWEQKLLLLPEKGITEKRNHQNRTIKQLLGHLIDSASNNHQRIIRLQYNDHLIFPDYTQDNDRWIAIQDYQHADWENLVQLWKYFNLHIIHLIETVDQSKLNNYWTDFEGRKVTLEEMIKGYSSHLNLHMSDINDLILK